A window from Trinickia violacea encodes these proteins:
- a CDS encoding amino acid ABC transporter permease has protein sequence MSYQLQFGELAAYAGMFANGAAVTLGLTAASTLLGVSVGVLGAAACESRYAAARRLSFAYVEGIRNTPFIVQLFFVFFGLPALGIHIGEYTAAIAAMTLNLGAYSVEILRAGIRAVPKGHHEAAAALAMSPRETFIHVLLPQAFAKVFPAVASQIVITMLGSAVVSQISVADLTYAASYVQSRNFRAFETYFLIAGVYFVMALVLRAALHAAGRRLFARNLRGAR, from the coding sequence ATGAGTTATCAACTGCAGTTCGGCGAACTCGCGGCCTATGCCGGCATGTTCGCCAACGGCGCGGCCGTCACGCTCGGTCTGACAGCCGCATCGACACTGCTCGGCGTGAGCGTCGGGGTGCTCGGCGCGGCAGCGTGCGAAAGCCGCTACGCGGCGGCGCGCAGGCTGAGCTTCGCGTACGTCGAGGGCATTCGCAACACCCCGTTTATCGTTCAGCTCTTCTTCGTTTTCTTTGGCCTGCCCGCGCTCGGCATCCACATCGGCGAGTACACCGCGGCCATCGCCGCGATGACGCTCAATCTTGGCGCCTATTCGGTCGAAATCCTGCGCGCGGGCATTCGCGCCGTGCCGAAGGGACACCATGAAGCCGCCGCGGCACTCGCGATGTCGCCGCGCGAAACCTTCATCCATGTCCTGCTGCCGCAGGCGTTCGCGAAAGTCTTTCCCGCGGTCGCCAGCCAGATCGTGATTACGATGCTCGGCTCGGCAGTGGTTTCGCAGATTTCCGTGGCCGATCTCACCTATGCGGCCAGCTACGTGCAATCGCGCAACTTCCGTGCATTCGAAACGTACTTCCTGATCGCCGGCGTCTATTTCGTGATGGCGCTCGTCCTGCGCGCTGCGCTTCACGCGGCAGGCCGCCGGCTCTTCGCACGCAATCTGCGAGGTGCCCGATGA
- a CDS encoding amino acid ABC transporter permease → MIEFTFGQILEALLLAARWTVLLSLVSFVAGGAVGLVLLVMRVSSSRALRALVRVYIEVFQGTPLLLQLFIVFFGLPLVGIDVSPWVAATLGLTFFTSAYLAEIWRGCVEAVPKGQWEASASLAMNYFEQLRHVILPQAARIAVAPTVGFGVQAIKDTALVSIIGFSELAKAGAEISNATFKPFLVYGLVALIYFALCYPLTRYARTLQRTLYGAR, encoded by the coding sequence ATGATCGAGTTCACTTTCGGACAAATTCTCGAAGCGTTGCTGCTCGCCGCGCGCTGGACCGTCTTGCTCTCGCTCGTCTCGTTCGTCGCGGGCGGAGCGGTCGGGCTCGTGCTGCTCGTCATGCGCGTATCGAGTTCGAGAGCGTTGCGCGCGCTGGTGCGCGTCTATATCGAGGTGTTTCAGGGCACGCCGCTGCTGTTGCAGCTGTTCATCGTGTTCTTTGGATTGCCGCTTGTCGGCATCGATGTTTCGCCCTGGGTGGCGGCCACGCTCGGCCTCACGTTCTTCACGAGCGCCTACCTCGCCGAGATCTGGCGTGGCTGCGTCGAGGCTGTGCCAAAAGGGCAGTGGGAGGCGTCGGCGAGCCTCGCCATGAACTACTTCGAGCAACTGAGGCACGTTATCTTGCCGCAGGCGGCGCGCATCGCCGTCGCACCGACCGTCGGCTTCGGTGTGCAAGCGATCAAGGATACGGCGCTCGTCTCGATCATCGGATTTTCCGAGCTCGCGAAGGCCGGCGCCGAAATTTCAAACGCGACGTTTAAGCCGTTCCTCGTGTACGGGCTCGTCGCGCTCATTTATTTCGCGCTCTGTTATCCGCTTACGCGTTACGCGCGAACGTTGCAAAGGACTTTGTATGGCGCTCGTTGA
- a CDS encoding amino acid ABC transporter ATP-binding protein, with product MALVETIGVEKQFGANQVLKGIDFSVERGQVVSIIGRSGSGKSTFLRTLNGLESIDAGSIHIDGEHIDARHADLRALRLKVGMVFQQYNLFPHLTAGENVVLAQTVAKKTPRHEARALAERMLERVGLGDKFGAYPDQLSGGQQQRVAIARALAMNPTVLLCDEITSALDPELVGEVLSVVESLAREHMTLIMVTHEMRFARAVSDKVVFMHQGRVWESGSPEAIFDRPSTVELRRFIQ from the coding sequence ATGGCGCTCGTTGAAACCATTGGCGTCGAAAAGCAGTTCGGCGCGAACCAGGTATTGAAAGGGATCGATTTTTCCGTCGAGCGTGGGCAAGTCGTCTCGATCATCGGCCGCAGCGGGTCGGGCAAAAGCACGTTCCTTCGTACGCTGAACGGGCTCGAAAGCATCGATGCGGGATCGATTCACATCGACGGCGAGCATATCGACGCGCGTCATGCCGACTTGCGCGCACTGCGCCTGAAAGTGGGCATGGTCTTCCAGCAATACAACCTCTTTCCGCATCTGACGGCGGGCGAAAACGTCGTCCTTGCGCAGACCGTGGCCAAGAAGACGCCTCGGCACGAGGCGCGCGCGCTGGCCGAGAGGATGCTGGAGCGCGTCGGTCTCGGCGACAAGTTCGGTGCGTATCCGGACCAGCTCTCGGGCGGACAGCAACAGCGCGTGGCGATCGCTCGCGCGCTGGCAATGAACCCAACCGTGCTGCTGTGCGACGAGATCACGTCGGCACTCGATCCGGAACTCGTCGGCGAAGTGCTGAGCGTGGTCGAGAGCCTCGCGCGCGAGCATATGACGCTCATCATGGTGACGCACGAGATGCGATTTGCGCGCGCGGTCAGCGACAAGGTCGTCTTCATGCACCAAGGCCGCGTGTGGGAAAGCGGCTCGCCGGAAGCGATCTTCGATCGGCCTTCGACGGTCGAATTGCGTCGCTTCATCCAATAG
- the cysS gene encoding cysteine--tRNA ligase has translation MTLALYDTWTRSVRPFEPLQPGHAGLYCCGPTVYDYAHIGNLRTYVFEDVLRRVLAENGYEVRHVVNITDVGHLVSDADDGEDKMEKGSRRTGESAWTIAERYTAAFMDDWRALNLLEPAIWCRATDHLAEQIDFIATIERNGYAYRTADGLYFDTSKQDDYGYLARLDHAGLQSGKRVAMGEKRHVTDFALWKFSPPDTQRQMEWDSPWGRGFPGWHIECSAMSAKYLSPWFDIHCGGEDHIAVHHSNEIAQTQACHGTRLANFWMHGRFLTTGDDAKMSKSAGDFLRMQTLIDRGIDPLAYRYLCLTAHYRSELRFTFDALDAAQAALGRLRNAYASWPAGGAADEGFVARFRAEIDQDLNMPRALAVLWELVRSDLPPAVRRATVDRFDIVLGLRLAEWKAEDEAVPPDVAALLAQREAARAAKHWPLADALRDALKQLGWRVEDSANGQRATRCGSGT, from the coding sequence ATGACACTCGCCTTGTACGACACGTGGACGCGCTCTGTGCGCCCCTTCGAACCGCTCCAGCCCGGTCACGCCGGCCTCTATTGCTGCGGCCCGACCGTGTACGACTACGCCCACATCGGCAACCTGCGCACTTACGTATTCGAGGACGTGCTGCGGCGCGTGCTGGCCGAAAACGGCTACGAGGTTCGGCATGTCGTGAACATCACCGACGTCGGCCACCTCGTCTCCGATGCCGACGACGGCGAAGACAAGATGGAAAAGGGCAGCCGCCGCACGGGCGAATCGGCGTGGACGATCGCCGAGCGCTACACGGCCGCGTTCATGGACGACTGGCGCGCGCTGAACCTGCTCGAACCGGCGATCTGGTGCCGCGCCACCGACCACCTCGCCGAGCAGATCGACTTCATCGCCACGATCGAACGAAACGGCTACGCGTACCGCACCGCCGACGGCCTTTACTTCGACACCAGCAAGCAGGACGACTACGGCTACCTGGCGCGCCTCGACCATGCCGGCTTGCAAAGCGGCAAGCGCGTGGCCATGGGCGAAAAGCGGCACGTCACCGATTTCGCGCTATGGAAGTTCAGCCCGCCCGATACCCAGCGGCAGATGGAATGGGACAGCCCCTGGGGCCGTGGCTTTCCAGGCTGGCATATCGAATGCTCGGCGATGTCGGCGAAGTACTTGAGCCCGTGGTTCGATATCCATTGCGGCGGCGAGGACCACATCGCCGTGCATCACAGCAACGAGATTGCGCAGACGCAGGCGTGCCACGGCACGCGTCTCGCGAATTTCTGGATGCACGGCCGGTTCTTGACGACCGGGGACGACGCGAAGATGTCCAAATCGGCGGGCGATTTCCTGCGCATGCAGACCTTGATCGACCGCGGCATCGATCCGCTCGCGTATCGGTATCTGTGCCTGACGGCGCACTATCGAAGCGAGCTGCGTTTCACGTTCGATGCGCTCGACGCGGCGCAGGCCGCGCTTGGGCGCTTGCGCAACGCGTATGCGAGCTGGCCGGCGGGCGGTGCGGCCGATGAAGGTTTCGTCGCGCGCTTTCGCGCCGAGATCGACCAGGACCTCAACATGCCGCGCGCACTGGCCGTGCTCTGGGAGCTGGTGAGAAGCGATTTGCCGCCCGCTGTGCGGCGCGCGACGGTCGATCGATTCGACATCGTGCTCGGCTTGCGGCTCGCGGAGTGGAAAGCGGAGGACGAAGCGGTGCCGCCAGACGTCGCGGCGTTGCTCGCGCAACGTGAAGCGGCGCGCGCCGCGAAGCACTGGCCGTTAGCCGATGCATTGCGCGACGCGTTGAAGCAATTGGGCTGGCGAGTCGAGGACAGCGCGAATGGCCAACGGGCGACACGTTGCGGCAGCGGCACGTAA
- a CDS encoding alginate lyase family protein: MAGAPFVHPGLLHTESDFTRMRENVAARRQPWFDGWQRLVANRHASLDWKPNPQPAIYRGRNPDHAENYATLFNDAAAAYALALRWKITGDDAYAQHAIEVLNAWSRTLTMIGGSSDKFLASGIYGYQLANAGEILRTSPLWRADDFRRFQSMMLGVFYPMNHDFLARHNGAKIDHYWANWDLANMASMLAIGVLTDRHDIYAQAVDYFRHGAGNGSIEHVVWKLYPNGLGQVQESGRDQGHTMLDIALLGAFCQMAWSQGDDLYGYDDNRFLRGAEYAARYNLGKDVPYTQYTNSDVTQPVISPNSRGDGRPIWALVYNHYVVLKGLSAPDVEAFARKVAPEGGGGDYGPNSGGFDQLGYGTLTYTLK; the protein is encoded by the coding sequence ATGGCCGGCGCACCTTTTGTTCACCCCGGCCTGCTGCATACGGAGAGCGATTTCACGCGCATGCGCGAAAACGTCGCCGCGCGGCGGCAGCCGTGGTTCGACGGCTGGCAACGCCTGGTTGCCAACCGGCATGCGTCGCTCGACTGGAAACCGAATCCGCAGCCGGCCATCTATCGCGGACGCAACCCCGACCACGCGGAGAATTACGCCACGCTCTTCAACGATGCCGCTGCGGCCTACGCGCTTGCACTTCGGTGGAAGATCACCGGCGACGATGCCTATGCGCAACACGCCATAGAAGTCCTGAATGCGTGGTCGCGCACGCTGACGATGATCGGTGGCAGTTCCGACAAGTTCCTGGCTTCCGGTATTTACGGCTACCAGCTGGCGAACGCCGGCGAAATCCTGCGCACGTCCCCACTGTGGCGCGCCGACGATTTCCGGCGCTTCCAGTCGATGATGCTAGGCGTGTTCTATCCCATGAACCACGACTTCCTGGCGCGGCACAACGGCGCAAAGATCGACCACTACTGGGCCAACTGGGATCTCGCAAACATGGCATCCATGCTGGCAATCGGGGTCCTGACCGACCGTCACGACATCTATGCCCAAGCGGTCGACTATTTCAGGCATGGCGCCGGCAACGGCTCAATCGAACACGTGGTGTGGAAGCTGTATCCGAATGGGCTGGGTCAGGTGCAGGAAAGCGGGCGCGACCAGGGGCATACCATGCTCGATATCGCGCTGCTCGGGGCGTTCTGCCAGATGGCCTGGAGCCAGGGGGACGATCTTTACGGATATGACGACAACCGGTTCCTGCGCGGAGCGGAATACGCCGCCCGATACAACCTCGGGAAGGACGTGCCTTACACGCAATACACGAACAGCGACGTCACGCAGCCCGTCATCTCGCCGAATTCGCGCGGTGACGGGCGTCCGATCTGGGCACTCGTCTACAACCACTACGTTGTGCTCAAAGGGCTCTCCGCGCCGGACGTCGAGGCTTTTGCCCGCAAGGTCGCGCCGGAAGGCGGCGGTGGCGACTACGGTCCCAACAGCGGCGGCTTCGATCAACTGGGATATGGGACGTTGACATATACGCTTAAATGA